A genomic stretch from Engraulis encrasicolus isolate BLACKSEA-1 chromosome 10, IST_EnEncr_1.0, whole genome shotgun sequence includes:
- the hmga1a gene encoding high mobility group AT-hook 1a isoform X1 produces the protein MSDSGKDTVSPKEKDGAEKRGRGRPRKHPQQEPSGSPSPKRPRGRPKGSKNKTPAKTKAKKAAAPASGGAKKGRGRPRKVKEEEPAKESSEEEEEEEEEEQ, from the exons ATGAGTGATTCCGGCAAGGATACCGTGTCTCCGAAGGAGAAGGATGGAGCCGAGAAGAGGGGACGTGGGAGACCAAGGAAACATCCACAG caggAGCCCAGTGGTTCCCCCTCTCCGAAGAGGCCCAGGGGGCGGCCCAAGGGCAGCAAGAACAAGACTCCTGCCAAGACTAAAGCAAAG AAGGCTGCAGCACCAGCATCAGGTGGAGCGAAGAAAGGTAGAGGGAGGCCCAGAAAAGTG AAGGAGGAAGAGCCGGCAAAGGAGTcctctgaggaggaggaagaggaggaggaggaagagcagtaa
- the hmga1a gene encoding high mobility group AT-hook 1a isoform X2, which yields MSDSGKDTVSPKEKDGAEKRGRGRPRKHPQEPSGSPSPKRPRGRPKGSKNKTPAKTKAKKAAAPASGGAKKGRGRPRKVKEEEPAKESSEEEEEEEEEEQ from the exons ATGAGTGATTCCGGCAAGGATACCGTGTCTCCGAAGGAGAAGGATGGAGCCGAGAAGAGGGGACGTGGGAGACCAAGGAAACATCCACAG gAGCCCAGTGGTTCCCCCTCTCCGAAGAGGCCCAGGGGGCGGCCCAAGGGCAGCAAGAACAAGACTCCTGCCAAGACTAAAGCAAAG AAGGCTGCAGCACCAGCATCAGGTGGAGCGAAGAAAGGTAGAGGGAGGCCCAGAAAAGTG AAGGAGGAAGAGCCGGCAAAGGAGTcctctgaggaggaggaagaggaggaggaggaagagcagtaa